tatttttgttgttatcattatatttgtccaaacaaattgtacctttagttgtaccaggcattaaaacgaacaagaaattgaagaaaacaagggtggtctaataacactggtcaacaacaaatttattgtttaagttttttgagctgatttaggataattttggtgtgctgaatccaaaaatcacattaattttgctcagtcaggtcaactttctgaactatgctacatattggctttttaacatttttgcttatatttatgggcattttcacatcatatgatacaaaattctttcatatttcttgcaataaacgagttctgaagattttacttttgccaatttatgattaatgttttttttaatattacaggtgaatgaaatggcttcaactagaagatcttgcaaaaataagcctgacgtattctgctacatctgcggtgaatacaccattgtacctaacaggaatcaagtcacaagtttcataaagtgcgcTTACCAATCttgttttggtattaattattatattttatgtgaagatcaaatttttcaaaatcaaattagcaaaaaaacctgacctgattgagaaaaacagatgacatttttggatttagcggtgcaaaatggtcctaattcagttgaaaaaaccttgacaacttgcaaaaaacattttttttgtaacccagtgtaattttttctgcgactgtagacaCTTTCATACTGCGGCATTTAACTTTATCTCTAACTGTTTGGGCTATGGTTCAGGGTTCAGCTGTTTTAACATAAACATATTCTAACAGAGTCTCTGGATCTTCCGCAAATCATTTAACAAGATCACTGTTTTCTGATCAGTCACTCATTAACAACCTCCTGACAGATACACTCTTCTAATACAGAACAATAAGCCTTTTTCCAGACGCTGAATATCCTCAACAAACAAGGCAAATCGACAGCACCATCAATAAATACAGCTTATATTTTTGAATGAGAAACTATGGATTTGTGCTCAGGCATTGTTAGCATTCCTCACAAGAATCATGGGACAAAACTATGAATGGTTTCTGAACCCTCTAACCTTTACTTCCTGTTCGGAATGCTGACAATGTTTCTAATCCGTATTGAACAAAACTGGGGAAAAAGACAAGTTAAAGCCAATGTGTTGAAGCTAATTTTTTGTAGTTGATGTTAAtgttttgcacattctttaaaCCTACAGTCGGCAGAAAACACCCTCCTCCTACAGCCAAAAGAATTAACTATGTACACTGTTGTGCATAGAGTTGGAATCATTTTCTttccagacacattcttctttttaattcctatttgtacacatcagtaatgattaaatactgagtcccagtcacacttaatctatcaagaataaatcacattgtcaccaACAGTGTATAAAGATAGAGGTGACAGTTTCATGCTGCTATGAAAAAGTAAAGCTAAAATATCCTGACTGTGAGCAGCCATGTTTATTCTGTGATGAGACACAGTCTGAGCGGTGCAGTTTTATCTAATGGATCATTACAGTCGTCCATCGCCTGTTTATGTTCCTGCTTTCTAAAAAAGTGACCATGACTGACCAAAATCTTCAACTGCAGGTTAGATTTACCAAAGCCTGACAAGCCATGAAGTCTTGTTTCCTTACAAATTACTTGTAAATAGGCCACAgttgtaaataaaaatgttttcctAACCaataacgacccaaacatccaccgtcgaccaaaaggaTCTATTaatgtaaactgttaaatacctgctgatccactaatcctatcaatacatgtaaataattggtgtaaaatgcagtttgttgttctttcatggtcatcagatatgacccatttggacgttcagaggctccgtagttaccatggaaacaccatcatcttctacaacattgtcaATGTTGGtttgatcaaagacagtggatggaaatgcttggtttatgttcagttactgatatattttgctgaaaaagtcactttttcctcagttttctcagttctttctcagtttttgatataaaaaccctcaactttgatatgagcttttatgaacatctacatgatcagtaaattaaatacagggaaatacctgattgtactgataaaatgcaaaatacaaagggtaatatgataaataaatggtaacactggtctacaaggaaaatgcttccagaataaaagtaatgacattttaccacatgagagtcactgataaggaaaaatcaagtaaaaaatgctggttggctgaactttccaagatacaggcttgggtcaaaatgtgaaattcaagaattaacgagagaatgggtttgactcaaaaggaatatttgtctcagagctacaagatctacttcaaaacactgtctgcacattagaatacattcactttacaggttctatttagtggaagatttataaaactattatataaatgtacataaaccaatatatatgtgtaataacacttaatcatataccttgaaaacatcagcaaaccagcacttttgtcatttattttccaattaattttattaaaatacataacatttagcacaattaatctctgaagcaaatcatttctaaaaaattgtagaccagtgtaataaatcacttaagaaaggatagatatagagaaaatatcatttgggaactgacataaaagtagcactgggtctgtatgggttaaactgtcctgcctggttaaataaaaattaaatttacaACGAGATGAAAGGTTAATTAAAGGATTTTTGCTCGTTGACGCCAAAAATACTGGCGACCGAAGCTTTAGGAGGATATTTTATAACGTGTAACAGTATAATTTTAAGTGGCTGACCTTTAGCCCTGCGGATCAAGGGCAGAACAGCTTTGGTGACCCTGATGGTTCCCCACAGGTTGACCTCTGACACCTGCTTGTAGGTGTCCATGGACGTGAACTCTACTTCTCCGAACGTTGACACTCCAGCGTTGTTCACCACAGCCCACAGACCTGGGTCACGCACAATGACACATACGACACGCCACAGAACCTTCATGAACAAACACCTTTAATGTGAGGCAGTGATGGTGGAGGCTGAGTTCCCTACCTCTTTCCGAGTCCTCCAGGTTGTCTTTGATATATTCCACCGCTTCCTTCACCTGCTCTTCGCTGCACACGTCCAGCTGAACCACCTTCATTCGATCTGAGTGGAACTCTTCCAGCTCCTTCGCACCTTCTCCTCCTTTATCCTGCCCAGATGAAAAGGCTTCTCAGTCACACAAGACATAGTTACATGACATcgatcaggggcgtcaaactcattttctttcaggggccacatttagtttaatttgatctgaagtgggtcaaaccaTTAAAATAGCAGCATAATagccaagaaataatgacaactcaacatttttctcttggttttagtgcaaaaaaaaaacaaaacaaaaaacattcaattgtgaaaatactatcctttcacaaaaaagatgtgaacctgaaaaaaatgaaatttcttaaggaaaagtaagtgcaatttttacaatattatgcctaaacttatcatttatacatgtggaaGGTGCAAAACATttggaaacaggcagaatatgggtaaaattacactaattttctttagacatttcaggttgtacatatttattcaggttattcccatGTTATTgctaaatgatagtttgtaaaagtaaatattttcataatgtaatattaccaagaagaaaatttggagttgtcattatttgtaagttattatttttcttgagatcatattggtctgtgtgtggcccTTGCACTAAAAAGAATTCTACacccttgattgtttatatcttcagtgtaatttttgtactttccaaATCATCCCGtggaccggattggaccttttgctaggccagttttggcccatgagccgcctgtttgacacctctgagatAGATACTAATTTATATattactttcagaaatttccaacCTTTTTTCTTCAGAGATCCGATTGTAGAAAACAAAAGTGTCCGTGGACTACTCACAGATTTTTATTACACTGCTGCCCAtacagttggaatcattttgttatCAGACACAATCGTCTCTTTaatcctgtttatacacatcagtaattgacctttgacctgatgcAATGATTAAATACTGACTCCAATTTACACTTTATctttcaagaataaatcacactgtcacaatcatttcattagaAGAATGAACTTTATGGGCAACCGTGTATtggtgacattttttttatgtagctgATCTCAAATCAGCTGGATCAGcttatttaatgtaaatattcACACCATGTTGGAGGTCATGTGAGAAGTTGAGATGAAGCTTAACATCATTTATATTTCTAATTTTAATCCATATCCTATGCTACTGTAGCACTGTAAACTTAGCCACTATGGGACTAATAAAGCATTATCTTGTCACATATTTTACCAAATACTTGTAAAATCATGCATACTTGTGAAAATTTATAGTTAAAGTCTAACCCACTGAAGTTGCTTAATTTACAATGTTCACCAACAGCAGGATAACTTGTTTAACTGGTGAAAATAAGGGTTTTCTGTCATAACGGTATGGGATGTCTAGACAGAATCATACCCATGCTTACTAAGTGACTTTTTATCAAACAAAATCGATATGTTATGTTTCATTTAATCATTTCTCATTTAGTTTGCTCATATCAACAGAGGTCAGAGTCTATTCCACACATGGAACAAAGGCTTATTAAAAGCTCCTTCCAAAATGAAATCTGAGTTAATGTTTACCCCGCACCTTCAGAAAACATCCAGCGAAGACAGTGAAGCCGAGCTTGTGCAGATGTTTGGCAAGTGCATTTCCAAACCCACTGTCGCAACCTGTAACAAACACTGCTTTCCCCTTCACCTGCAGACAGTCACACAACACAGGAAATCTTACATGCAATGACACTGGATCATACAATATGAGAACAGACAATACACCAAggaggtcaaactcattttactacaggggccacgttcagtccaatctgatctcaagtagtccagaccagtaaattaataatctaatttataaataatgtcaagttcTAGTTTTTCGccttgttttaatgcaaaaaagcaaaattacattatgaaaatgttaagacTACATTTAAAAGAAATGATcctttagcaaaaaatgtgaataacctgaacttccAGTTcagaaatctctttttcgaggtctccctcaaaaaagagatttcatctcaagggacttcctggttaaataaataaattaaaaaaacttcCATGaccttgaaatttcttaagaaaaataagtgcaattttaatttggcctcagtttatcatttacacacatgcattacaagttacagatcaaagtggatctacaataGCACAAAAAAATCAAGAACAGGGATCTGGACCAGAAAAACACAGCACCCATGACTGTCAACATCCtctgtataatttttgcattttgattcatcctgtgggccacattgaaccctttggagggcatGCAATGACACTGGATCATACAATATGAGAACAGACAATACACCAAggaggtcaaactcattttactacAGGGGCCACGTTCAGTCCAATCTGACCTCAAGAAgtccagaccagtaaattaataatctaacttataaataatgccaaGTTCTAGTTTTTCTCCTTGttctaatgcaaaaaaacaaaattacaatatgaaaatgttcaAGCTACATTTAAAAGAAATGATcctttagcaaaaaatgtgaataacctgaacttccAGTTcagaaatctctttttcgaggtctccctcaaaaaagagatttcatctcaagggacttcctggttaaataaataaataaaaaaaacttccatgaccttgaaatttcttaagaaaaataagtgcagttttaatttgGTCTTtaccatttacacacgtgcattacaagttacatagatagatagatagatagatagatagatagatagatagatagatagatagatagatagatagatagatagataggcaggctttattacagactcatggtccacattaaaaagcaaacagacaaatacaaacacaataaaaaaaaaaaaaacagatcaaagtggatctacaatagcacaaaaaattttaaaacagggatctggaactgaaaaatacagcACCCTTGACTGTCAATATCCtctgtataatttttgcattttgtttcatcctgtgggccggattgaaccctttggagggccgcttTTGGGCCGCGGGCTGCATGTTTCACTACCCTGCAAAATACTAAAATGTCACTTTTATTAAGAGGGAAAAGTATCTTGAAAATAAGGGAAGATCTGGCCAAGAAAGCAGCATTAACATTACAAATACAACCAAAAAGCAGTTTTCTTTGAGGAATACACAGATATAGACTAAAACTATGCAGTCATGTGGTATCATGCAGAAAGAGTTTAGATTTAAGTGATGTTTGACGGATGGTTTCGTTTTTGCTGAGTCCTTAACATACCTAAAACACATTCATAGGTTATTTAACACAGAAGTGGACCACTAATGCATCTGTGTCTAGTTTTCCTCTAAAATGCATTATTTCACCGTCACCATCAGGATCAATGTGACATATACTGTTAATGTTAGGACAGTTTGTTTTATCGACGTGTTGCAGAATTGTAAATTATTCATGTGTCTGAGTTAAGGAACAGTCCAGGCTGTAACATTACCTCCACCAATCCTCTGGGAATCCGAGGCGTCGCAACatacaatacaaaaaataaatacatcacaaCGATACACTCGGTGACACTGGTCTCCGGTAATCCCAAAAGCCTCATGGATGCATTGAGGAGAGCAGGCAGTCCGAAGCCCAGGAGCACAGTCAGAAACACTGAAAATGACACCAGCAGGACCACTCGCAGCGCGGGGGCCATCTTGACGGAATGGTGTGTTTACTTTCCAGGCGAAGCAGTCTACATCACCCACCACAGGGTCACGGCTGCAGCCACGGCACGCCCCCTGGAGTCACCAAAATCCACATGTGCCGCTTTCAGAATAACGGGGAAATGTCACGTTCTGCGTGGGTGACTAATACACAGTTCACGCACCGCTAGCTAATGCTTAGCTAACGGAACCACCAAAGTTACTAACATAAGACCGGGGTATTAGCACAGGTGTGAACGGTGGAGATTTCAAAGCTTTTATCTTAAATTATACACTGTTTCTTCATGGGGTTAATTTCGCTAAAATCgactaattttcttttctttcttaaaCCATCCTCGGAGTGTGTGATAAACAGGAGACCAGCGAGTTCCCTGTGGCTGTCAGTGGGATGGAAACGAAACCGGAAGTACAAGGAGAGAATTATCCTGTTTCAGTTTTCATGGAATGGACTCTATGCATAGCCCCGCTACTTCCTGAACTTTAGGTGGGTCGTGAATGGCTCCTCAatctatttgtgttttttattccacgcaacatatttaaccctttcatgcatactggtcactccagtggacagctattctacagctgttctcttgtatattcatggattttgttgtttttttgtttgtttgttgttgtttttttacacatatctttattaaagttttaagacactacatgtcttttatgacatgaattggtaacattatgtagatctctcctgagcataaacccccagaatcacaagctctccccatagttttcacacaatttatcagtaaatacatgtttctgtgtgtcaaaaatttaacgtgcagtgtccagctgagtggacatttttgcaacttcatgaaaaataggttcatagggaattttttttttcattataatttttttaatgtatttttttttttttaattttaattttttttttctttttttatttttcagaagaaaattttcaatcacattgtttttttcacacctgaagaggaataaaaacactcaggaaaaaattttgattaaggttctcataatttgtgcatgaaagggttaaaaatgttggaggtttacattttttattgtcttgtaattATAATATCACCAGACTCCCTTTGAAACTTTCTAAATTCTATCAACAAGCTCTACTTTCTTGGAAACTTTGCTATACACACAATTTTTCTCCACACAAAGCTATTATTTGgaataatgaaaacattattgttagaaagaaatctttttttttacagagctgGATTGACAAAggcattattttcattaatgacCTCTTTGACCAAGATGGGAACttattaagatatgaacaatttatgaCAATAAATTCATTTCCAATTCCAAATAAAGACTATAACTAAAAGCGATCCCTAATGGTATTGTCTTACTTATGAAAAATCATCTTAGTTATCTAACATCGCAGACAAATAAATCTTGTTTattgattaatggcattaatatttttagttcgAGCTGTAATAACAGACATATACGTAATGCACTGAATGAAAGGAAGAAAATCTCCCCCGGAGgtaaagcagtatggaattcaactttttctaaaaGTGAGTGGT
This genomic window from Sphaeramia orbicularis chromosome 20, fSphaOr1.1, whole genome shotgun sequence contains:
- the bdh1 gene encoding D-beta-hydroxybutyrate dehydrogenase, mitochondrial: MAPALRVVLLVSFSVFLTVLLGFGLPALLNASMRLLGLPETSVTECIVVMYLFFVLYVATPRIPRGLVEVKGKAVFVTGCDSGFGNALAKHLHKLGFTVFAGCFLKDKGGEGAKELEEFHSDRMKVVQLDVCSEEQVKEAVEYIKDNLEDSERGLWAVVNNAGVSTFGEVEFTSMDTYKQVSEVNLWGTIRVTKAVLPLIRRAKGRVVNLASMYGRMGNVMRSPYCVSKYGVEAFSDCLRYEMKTWGVKVSVVEPGNFIVATGILTRDIVASTANKLWNEAPSDVKEDYGKAHFEHLMALMRSYCNSGQKEVTPVLDDITDAIMSKRPYTRYNPMEPHWWIRVQLMTHLPGAISDFLYF